From one Bos indicus x Bos taurus breed Angus x Brahman F1 hybrid chromosome 7, Bos_hybrid_MaternalHap_v2.0, whole genome shotgun sequence genomic stretch:
- the ABCA7 gene encoding ATP-binding cassette sub-family A member 7 isoform X3: MAFWTQLMLLLWKNFLYRRRQPIQLLVELLWPLFLFFILVAVRHSHPPLEQHECHFPNKPLPSAGTIPWLQGLICNVNNTCFPWQTPGEEPGVLSNFKDSLLLSVSRVSRLLADARTVLGGPSAHRMLASLRKLMPILKAAHTARATFPWPSEQPKEGLSLATQLLGTLLQGESLGSVLGHAQESVGSLVETAEDMAQELLELPSLGELWALLQRPHRPGGPLEAVAEALCSARGPSKPGGPSLNWYEASDLKELVGQEPAQALRDNSLSPTCAELTGGLDTHPLSRLLWRRLKPLVLGKVLFTPDTPFTRQIMAQVNRTFQELALLKDIQEVWGLLGPQLFNFLNDSANVAMLQRLLQIQDKGRRQPRPGGGARVEALRAFLNPRSGGYSWQKAHADVGHLAVTLGRVMECVTLDKLEAAPSEAALVERALKLLSEHRFWAGIVFLGPEDSPDPAQSPGPGHVRIKIRMDIDDVERTNKIKDRFWDPGPAADPLTDLRYVWGGFVYLQDLLERAAVRVLTGTTPHAGLYLQQMPYPCYVDDTFLRVLSRSLPLFLTLAWIYSVALTVKAVVREKETRLRYTMRAMGLSATALWLGWFLSCLGPFLLSTALLVLVLKLGDILPYSHPGVLFLFLAAFAVATVVQSFLLSAFFSRANLAAACGGLAYFVLYLPYVLCVAWRDQLPMGGRVAASLLSPVAFGFGCESLALLEEQGEGAQWHNLGTGPTADVFSLAQVSGLLLLDAALYGLATWYLEAVCPGEYGIPEPWNFPFRRSYWFGSQTPKGPAPVLTAQDPKVLVEEAPPGLIPGVSIRGLEKRFAGNPQPALCGLSLDFYQGHITAFLGHNGAGKTTTMSILSGLFPPTAGSASVLGHDVRTSMVAIRPCLGVCPQYNVLFDLLTVDEHIWFYGRLKGLSAAAVGPEQDRLLQDMGLIPKRHAQTHHLSGGMQRKLSVAIAFVGGSQVVILDEPTAGVDPTSRRGIWELLLKYREGRTLILSTHHLDEAELLGDRVAVVAGGRLCCCGSPLFLRRHLGSGYYLTLAKGPPPLATSKKGEAGLKNSMDAGQKREPGSQASSAGAAQLWAIVQRHVPGTRLVKDLPHELVLALPYKGALDGSFAELFHDLDQRLGELGLAGYGISDTSLEEIFLKVVEDCAVDAGPEDGRPRQGPCLGIAHPDATRKLQVPPEETALENGGLVGSAPETQALQGSGPTTAGRVHSWALTYQQLRALLLKRFLLARRSRRGLFAQIVLPALFVGLALVFSLIAPPFGYYPALQLSPSMYGSQVSFFSDDTPGDPEHARLLEALLEEAGLEEPYLKSNSSRAPACTRPALCHFSVPDVPADVAEVLASGNWTPESPSPACQCSQPGARRLLPDCPAAAGGPPPPQAPTSSGEVVQNLTGRNLSDFLVKTYPRLVRQGLKTKKWVNEVRYGGFSLEGRDPGLPSGLEVGRSLEELRALLNPAPGEALDHLLNNLTAWAVGLDTQDGLKIWFNNKGWHAMVAFVNRANNALLRAHLPPGSSHHAHSITTLNHPLNLTKEQLSEAALMASSVDVLVSICVVFAMSFVPASFILVLIDERVTRAKHLQCMGGLPPTLYWLGNFLWDMCNYLVSACIVVLIFLAFQQRAYVAPANLPALLLLLLLYGWSITPLMYPASFFFSVPSTAYVVLTCINLFIGINGSMATFVLELFSDQKLQKVSRILKQVFLIFPHFCLGRGLIDMVRNQAMADAFERLGEGYFQSPLRWEVVGKNLLAMFIQGPIFLLFTLLLQHHNRLLPQPKLRPLPALGEEDEDVARERERVVQGATQGDVLVLRDLTKVYPGQRTPAVDRLCLGIPPGECFGLLGVNGAGKTSTFRMVTGDTLPSGGEAILEGHSVAQEPAAAHRRMGYCPQSDAIFELLTGREHLELYARLRGVPEAQVAQTASYGLARLGLSQYADQPAGTYSGGNKRKLATAVALVGDPALVFLDEPTTGMDPGARRFLWNSLLAVVQEGRSVVLTSHRFGAGHTLTLRVPLSRSKLAADFVAQAFPGAELREAHGGRLRFQLLPGGRCTLALVFGLLAAHGAEHGVEDFSVSQTTLEEVFLYFSKDQGKEEDEKETEVGADPVLGPQHPKLITQFLDDHSMAETVL; this comes from the exons ATGGCCTTCTGGACACAGCTGATGCTGCTGCTTTGGAAGAATTTCCTATATCGCAGGAGGCAGCCG ATCCAACTCTTGGTGGAGTTGTTGTGGCCgctctttctcttcttcatccTGGTGGCCGTTCGCCATTCCCACCCCCCACTCGAGCAGCATGAAT GTCATTTTCCCAACAAGCCGCTGCCCTCAGCAGGCACCATCCCTTGGCTCCAGGGCCTCATCTGCAATGTGAACAACACCTGCTTCCCGTGGCAAACCCCTGGCGAGGAGCCTGGCGTCCTCAGCAACTTCAAGGACTCCCT CCTTCTCTCTGTATCCAGGGTTTCGCGGCTCCTGGCAGATGCTCGCACTGTTTTGGGGGGCCCCAGTGCCCATAGGATGCTAGCTAGCCTGAGAAAGCTGAtgcccattctgaaggctgcacACACAGCCCGAGCAA CCTTTCCTTGGCCCAGTGAGCAGCCCAAGGAGGGATTGTCCCTGGCCACTCAGCTGCTGGGGACACTGCTGCaaggg GAGTCCCTGGGCTCTGTGCTGGGTCATGCCCAGGAGTCCGTGGGCAGCCTTGTGGAGACTGCAGAGGACATGGCCCAGGAG ctcctggagctGCCCAGCCTGGGAGAGCTGTGGGCCCTGCTACAGAGACCCCACAGGCCAGGTGGTCCCCTGGAGGCGGTGGCAGAAGCCCTCTGCAGTGCCAGGGGGCCCAGCAAACCAGGCGGGCCCTCCCTCAACTGGTATGAGGCCAGTGACCTGAAGGAGCTTGTGGGGCAGGAGCCAGCGCAGGCCCTGCGGGACAACAGCCTGA GCCCCACCTGCGCTGAGCTGACGGGGGGCCTGGACACCCACCCCCTGTCCCGCCTACTTTGGAGGCGCCTGAAGCCGCTGGTCCTGGGGAAAGTACTGTTCACGCCTGACACACCCTTCACCCGGCAGATCATGGCCCAG GTCAACCGAACTTTCCAGGAGCTGGCGCTGTTGAAGGACATCCAGGAGGTGTGGGGGCTGCTGGGACCCCAGCTCTTCAACTTCCTGAACGATAGTGCCAATGTCGCCATGCTACAG AGGCTCCTGCAGATCCAGGACAAGGGAAGGAGGCAGCCAAGACCTGGAGGTGGGGCCAGAGTGGAAGCTCTTCGTGCTTTTCTGAATCCCCGCAGCGGTGGCTACAGCTGGCAGAAGGCCCACGCTGATGTGGGACACCTGGCGGTCACACTGGGCCGTGTGATGGAG TGCGTGACTCTGGACAAGCTGGAGGCCGCCCCTTCAGAGGCCGCCCTGGTGGAGCGGGCCCTGAAGCTGCTCTCCGAGCACCGTTTCTGGGCCGGCATCGTCTTCTTGGGGCCCGAGGACTCCCCGGACCCCGCGCAGTCCCCAGGCCCTGGCCACGTGCGCATCAAGATCCGCATGGATATCGATGATGTCGAAAGAACCAATAAGATCAAGGACAG GTTTTGGGACCCCGGTCCGGCCGCTGACCCCCTGACGGACCTGCGCTACGTGTGGGGTGGCTTCGTGTACCTGCAGGACCTGCTGGAGCGCGCAGCCGTGCGCGTGCTCACAGGCACCACCCCCCATGCCGGCCTCTACCTCCAGCAGATGCCCTACCCCTGCTATGTGGACGATAC GTTCCTGCGCGTGCTGAGCCGGTCACTGCCACTCTTCCTGACACTGGCTTGGATCTACTCTGTGGCGTTGACGGTGAAGGCCGTGGTGCGTGAGAAGGAGACTCGGCTGCGCTACACGATGCGCGCCATGGGGCTCAGCGCCACTGCACTGTGGCTGGGCTGGTTCCTCAGCTGCCTCGGGCCCTTCCTCCTCAGCACCGCGCTGCTTGTGCTGGTACTCAAG CTCGGAGACATCCTCCCCTACAGCCACCCGGGGGTGCTGTTCCTGTTCTTGGCGGCTTTCGCTGTGGCCACAGTGGTCCAGAGTTTCTTGCTGAGCGCCTTTTTCTCCCGCGCGAACTTGGCAGCCGCCTGTGGGGGTCTTGCCTACTTCGTACTCTATCTGCCCTACGTGCTGTGCGTGGCCTGGAGGGACCAGCTGCCAATGGGCGGCCGCGTGGCCGCG AGCCTTCTGTCGCCCGTGGCCTTCGGTTTTGGCTGCGAGAGCCTGGCGCTGCTGGAGGAGCAGGGCGAGGGCGCGCAGTGGCACAACTTGGGCACCGGGCCTACAGCAGATGTCTTCAGCTTGGCCCAGGTCTCTGGCCTTCTGTTGCTCGATGCTGCTCTCTATGGCCTTGCCACTTGGTACCTGGAGGCGGTGTGCCCAG GCGAGTATGGGATCCCCGAACCGTGGAACTTTCCCTTTCGGAGGAGCTACTGGTTTGGGTCTCAGACCCCCAAGGGTCCTGCCCCAGTTCTGACCGCACAGGACCCCAAGG TGCTGGTGGAGGAGGCGCCCCCTGGCCTGATTCCGGGGGTCTCCATACGCGGCCTGGAAAAGCGCTTTGCTGGCAACCCGCAGCCGGCGCTGTGCGGACTCAGCCTGGACTTCTACCAGGGCCACATTACCGCCTTCCTGGGTCACAATGGGGCTGGCAAAACGACCACAAT GTCCATCCTGAGTGGCCTCTTTCCACCCACGGCTGGCTCCGCCTCTGTCCTGGGCCACGACGTCCGGACCAGCATGGTAGCCATCCGGCCCTGCCTGGGTGTCTGCCCGCAGTACAACGTGCTCTTTGACCT ACTGACTGTGGATGAGCACATCTGGTTCTATGGGCGGTTGAAGGGTCTGAGCGCAGCTGCCGTGGGTCCCGAGCAGGACCGGCTGCTGCAGGACATGGGGCTGATCCCCAAGAGGCATGCACAGACTCATCACCTGTCAG GCGGGATGCAGCGGAAGCTCTCAGTGGCCATTGCCTTTGTGGGTGGCTCCCAAGTTGTTATCCTGGATGAGCCCACAGCTGGTGTGGACCCCACTTCCCGTAGAGGCATCTGGGAGCTACTGCTCAAATATCGTGAAG GTCGCACACTGATCCTCTCCACCCACCACCTGGATGAGGCGGAGCTGCTGGGAGACAGGGTGGCAGTAGTGGCAGGGGGCCGCCTGTGCTGCTGTGGCTCTCCTCTGTTCCTGCGACGTCACTTGGGCTCCGGATACTACCTGACCTTGGCCAAGGGTCCCCCGCCTCTGGCGACCAGCAAAAAG GGTGAAGCCGGCTTGAAGAACAGCATGGATGCTGGGCAGAAAAGGGAGCCAGGCAGCCAGGCCAGCTCTGCCG GTGCAGCCCAGCTGTGGGCCATAGTGCAGCGCCACGTGCCCGGCACACGGCTGGTCAAGGATCTGCCACATGAGCTGGTGCTGGCGCTGCCCTACAAGGGTGCCCTGGATGGCAGCTTCGCTGAGCTCTTCCATGATCTGGACCAGCGGCTGGGGGAGCTGGGACTGGCTGGCTATGGGATCTCTGACACCAGCCTGGAGGAG ATCTTCTTGAAGGTGGTGGAGGATTGTGCTGTGGACGCAGGCCCAGAGG ATGGTAGGCCCAGGCAGGGCCCGTGCTTGGGTATTGCTCATCCCGATGCGACTAGGAAGCTCCAGGTTCCGCCAGAAGAGACAGCCTTGGAGAATGGAGGGCTGG TTGGCTCTGCCCCTGAGACACAGGCACTACAGGGCTCTGGGCCGACCACCGCAGGCCGCGTACACAGCTGGGCGCTCACCTACCAGCAACTCCGGGCCTTACTTCTCAAGCGTTTCCTGCTTGCCCGCCGCAGCCGCCGTGGCCTGTTTGCTCAG ATTGTGCTACCTGCCCTCTTCGTGGGCCTGGCGCTGGTGTTCAGCCTCATTGCACCCCCATTTGGATACTACCCAGCTCTGCAGCTGAGCCCCAGCATGTATGGCTCCCAGGTGTCCTTCTTCAG TGATGACACTCCAGGGGACCCTGAACATGCCCGCCTGCTCGAGGCCCTGCTGGAGGAGGCTGGACTGGAGGAGCCTTACCTGAAAAGTAACTCCAGCAG GGCACCAGCATGCACACGGCCTGCCCTCTGCCACTTCTCGGTGCCTGATGTCCCTGCGGACGTGGCTGAGGTCTTGGCCAGTGGCAACTGGACCCCGGAGTCTCCATcccccgcctgccagtgcagccaGCCTGGTGCCCGCCGCCTGCTGCCTGACTGCCCTGCTGCGGCCGGTGGTCCCCCGCCACCCCAGGCGCCAACCAGCTCTGGTGAAGTGGTCCAGAACTTAACGGGCCGAAACCTGTCTGACTTCCTGGTCAAGACCTACCCGCGCCTGGTGCGCCAAGG CCTGAAGACCAAGAAATGGGTGAATGAGGTCAG GTATGGGGGCTTCTCCCTGGAGGGCCGAGACCCAGGCCTGCCCTCGGGCTTGGAGGTGGGCCGCTCCCTGGAGGAACTGCGGGCACTGCTGAACCCCGCACCAGGCGAGGCCCTCGACCACCTCCTGAACAATCTCACAGCATGGGCTGTTGGTCTGGACACTCAAGATGGCCTCAAG ATCTGGTTTAACAACAAGGGCTGGCACGCCATGGTGGCCTTTGTAAACCGAGCCAACAACGCTCTCCTGCGTGCCCAcctgccaccaggctcctcccaccaTGCCCACAGCATCACCACGCTCAATCACCCCCTGAACCTCACCAAGGAGCAGTTGTCTGAGGCTGCACT GATGGCCTCCTCGGTGGACGTGCTTGTCTCCATCTGCGTGGTCTTCGCCATGTCCTTTGTCCCGGCCAGCTTCATCCTTGTCCTCATTGACGAGCGTGTCACCCGAGCCAAACACCTGCAGTGCATGGGGGGCCTGCCCCCCACTCTCTACTGGCTTGGCAACTTTCTCTGGGACATG TGTAACTACTTGGTGTCAGCCTGCATCGTGGTGCTCATCTTTTTGGCCTTCCAGCAGAGGGCGTATGTGGCCCCTGCCAACCTGCCTGCCCTCCTGCTGTTGCTACTACTGTATGG CTGGTCGATCACGCCACTCATGTACCCAGCCTCCTTCTTCTTCTCCGTGCCCAGCACAGCCTATGTTGTGCTCACCTGCATCAATCTCTTCATTGGTATCAATGGCAGCATGGCCACCTTCGTGCTTGAGCTCTTCTCTGATCAG AAGTTGCAGAAGGTGAGCCGGATCCTGAAACAGGTCTTCCTTATCTTTCCTCACTTCTGCTTGGGCCGGGGCCTCATCGACATGGTGCGGAACCAGGCCATGGCTGATGCCTTTGAGCGCTTGG GAGAGGGGTATTTCCAGTCGCCCCTGCGTTGGGAGGTGGTCGGCAAGAACCTCTTGGCCATGTTCATACAGGGGCCAATCTTCCTCCTCTTTACATTACTGCTTCAGCACCACAACCGCCTCCTACCACA ACCCAAGCTGAGGCCGTTACCCGCCCTGGGAGAGGAGGATGAGGATGTGGCCCGTGAGCGGGAACGGGTAGTACAAGGGGCCACCCAGGGGGATGTGTTGGTACTGAGGGACCTGACCAAG GTGTACCCTGGGCAGAGGACACCAGCTGTTGACCGCCTGTGCCTGGGGATCCCCCCTGGTGAG TGTTTCGGGCTGCTGGGCGTGAACGGAGCAGGGAAAACATCCACATTCCGCATGGTGACTGGGGACACGCTGCCCAGTGGGGGTGAGGCCATTCTGGAAGGCCACAG cGTGGCCCAGGAACCGGCTGCAGCTCACCGCCGCATGGGCTACTGCCCTCAGTCGGATGCCATCTTCGAGCTGCTGACCGGTCGTGAGCACCTGGAGCTGTATGCACGCCTGCGAGGAGTCCCCGAAGCCCAAGTTGCCCAG
- the CNN2 gene encoding calponin-2 codes for MSSTQFNKGPSYGLSAEVKNRLQSKYDPQKEAELRSWIEGLTGLSVGPDFQKGLKDGIILCTLMNKLQPGSVPKINRSMQNWHQLENLSNFIKAMVSYGMNPVDLFEANDLFESGNLTQVQVSLLALAGKAKTKGLQSGVDIGVKYSEKQERNFDDATMKAGQCVIGLQMGTNKCASQSGMTAYGTRRHLYDPKNHILPPMDHSTISLQMGTNKCASQVGMTAPGTRRHIYDTKLGTDKCDNSSMSLQMGYTQGANQSGQVFGLGRQIYDPKYCPQGPAADGAPAAAGDGPGPGEPSECPPYYQEEAGY; via the exons ATGAGCTCCACGCAGTTCAACAAGGGGCCCTCGTACGGGCTCTCGGCCGAGGTCAAGAACCGG CTGCAGTCCAAATATGACCCTCAGAAGGAGGCGGAGCTCCGAAGCTGGATTGAGGGACTCACTGGTCTCTCCGTTGGCCCAGACTTCCAGAAGGGTCTGAAGGATGGGATCATATTGTgcac ACTCATGAATAAGCTGCAGCCAGGCTCAGTCCCTAAGATCAACCGCTCCATGCAGAACTGGCACCAG CTAGAAAACCTCTCCAACTTCATCAAGGCCATGGTGAGCTACGGCATGAATCCTGTTGACCTGTTTGAGGCCAACGACCTGTTTGAAAGTGGGAACTTGACTCAGGTGCAGGTGTCTCTTCTTGCCCTGGCTGGGaag GCCAAGACAAAGGGGTTGCAGAGTGGTGTGGACATTGGCGTCAAATACTCAGAGAAGCAGGAGCGAAACTTTGATGATGCCACCATGAAGGCGGGCCAGTGCGTCATTGGGCTCCAG ATGGGCACCAACAAATGTGCCAGCCAGTCCGGTATGACAGCTTATGGCACCAGACGGCATCTGTATGACCCCAAAAACCATATCCTGCCCCCCATGGACCACTCGACCATCAGCCTCCAGATGGGCACAAATAAGTGTGCCAGCCAG gtgGGCATGACGGCTCCAGGGACCCGGCGGCACATTTATGACACAAAGCTGGGGACAGACAAATGTGATAATTCCTCCATGTCCCTGCAGATGGGCTACACACAGGGTGCCAACCAGAGTGGTCAGGTCTTTGGCCTGGGCCGGCAGATATACGACCCCAAGTACTGCCCTCAAGGCCCAGCGGCCGACGGGGCTCCAGCAGCTGCTGGAGATGGCCCAGGCCCAGGGGAACCCTCAGAGTGTCCTCCCTACTACCAGGAGGAGGCAGGCTACTAA